The genomic stretch GACAGAAGAAATGACAAAATGTAAAGAAGAGGTTCCTCAAACGGGGGGAGAAGAAATTTTGAGACGTGGAAAaatcccccagcccagccccaccgaaaaagcaaaaattagacGTCGTCAGCCACTCAGCCCTTCTCTCCTCCAGCCCGGGGACCCCTGCAGGCCCCCAGAAGCAGCCCAGTTCTCGGAGAGCCCTCGGAAGAGGTCTCGGTGGAGCTGTGCACCAGCAGCCAAGCAGAAAGAAACATGCAACACGGACTCTGTTAAGtagaggacagaaagaaagaaaggatgcgGCAGAActgcctttctcccctccctaccCCGCCCCAACCTTCCGGGGAAGGAACAAAATCAACCCAACAAAGCAACCAGCACGGTTCTAAAGGGCCTCTCCTCCACCGTCACCCTTCCTAGGggaaccccacccccaactcagTCCGGGAGCTTCACTAGGGAGCTCAGAGGACAAGCTTGTACAAATGACGGGGTGCAGATCCAGAGGGTTCTCCCTCCGgactctgcctcctccctgcctgtctccctctctcccaaccccctccccacccccactgccttgGCCTCTggcttctccccgcccccctccgcccccccccctcccccagctgctttGGACTAGGTGAGGCACGGTGGCTTCCAGGTTTCCCTGCCCTACCTTTGGGCTAGAAGGCCCCCCCCTCCCGCCGGGGCGGCCAGGAAGCGTCCTCTGGAGCTAGCTTCTTGCTCCTGGAATGGAGGGCGTTCTGCCACTCCACCCTAGGCTTCGGGGGTAGTTTCAGGGCCCCAGACTTCTCTGTACAGTCCACAGGAAAAAGTCGGAATGCTACAACAGCCCGTCCCAGCCTGGGGCAggccccctcttccctcctctctgcagGCCAGGAAAATCACTCTCTTGCCACGCCACAAGTGAGGGGAGGCGGGCCCTAGGTcgcccccacaccccagccccgcATGCAGGTGCCCTCGCTCCGCCCCACcggtccctgcccctgcccctcacacAGACAGCCCTGCTGTGGCCGGGGCCGGAGAGTGGAGCAGAAAGGGGACCCCGGAGCCGAGCGAGGAGGACGAGGCAGCCGCCACTGCCATTGGCTAAGCCGCCACCTGCGCTAGGTAGGCGTCCTGCTCGCCGACTTTCAGTTCCTTTGGAGGGTGTTGGGTGTCGTCctttttcaaaagtgttttgGAGCTTTCTCTgtccgccccccttcccccccagccccactTTCTCCACCACACGGGCCTCCTGGCCACTTCTCTCTGGATTTCAGCTGTAATGTCTTTACTCTTTATTTAGGGGTGGGGCATTCATCGTTTGGGTCTTTTGCTGTTGCAATTGGGAACTCCTCCATTTGAGCAACTTGGGAACAATTTGGTAACACACGACAGGAAGtagccctcctctccccctccctgcagccccttcctcctcccaagGGATGGACGGGGGCCTGTCCAGAGGGTCTTCAGAAGCcccctgggagggagggaagcaagagCATGCCCAGCCCCCCCTCCAGGGTGTGACTTGGCCCCTCTGGCTTGTCTTTCTGTGCCTTACTCCCTCCTCCCTGCATCTCCCTTCCTAGGCCCCCTTCTCGAGTCCtcgtgcctctctctctttcttaactGTATGAAAACACAAAGCACAGGTCAGGATCCTCTGAAAGTCAGTCAACCCAACATTGCACCGCAGGGGCGGGTTGTGGGCTTTATTTATTGTGAATCTAGTTTGCGAGGCTGTGGccccagcagggagggagggaaggaggggggggagCTGGCTGGGGAGGCAAGGAGGGCCCTTACCTGGGGCAGAAGGGGCCAGCGCGCGGCGCCGTGCGGTCCTCGCCTGGAAGCCACAAGGCGGCTGGCCCCAGGAGTGGCTTTTGTTGGAAGTTGAGCGAAGGCCCTCCCCCATCCGCGTGCAGCCCTCGGGGAAGACCGGGACTGagaagcaggggacaggggatcccacgggagcctggggtggggggcgtggggagtagggcggggggtgggggggccgggtGGGCCGGGCGTGACGCGCGGTCAAAGTGCAATGATTTTTCAGTTTGGTTGGCTAAACAGGGTCAGAGCTGAGAGGGGAGCGGAAGGGACCCCCTGCCCGGCCGCACGCGCCCCTTCCCTCGAAGACAATCGGGGCCGCGGGCGCGGTGGGCCCGCGGGAGCCGGGGTCGGCGGGGCGCCCGCCCGGGCGAGGTCGGAAGCTGCAGGCCAGCTGGGCCGGGGCGGGAGCGCGCCCGGCGGGGCTGCCCgggcgggcaggggtggggtgggggtggggggccgctCCTTTCCCAAGTGTCGTTGTGAGGGGCAGGCGAGGGGCTACGAGGGCGACAGGAGATGTGGGGACgtgttagaagagaaaaaaacccacaaaaaatatatatgggggaaatgaactttttttttttttcattgaaccAAGTGCAATGCATCAGAGAGTTTTCCTATCTTTGTATGTTAAGAGATTGTtaagaaaaattctatttttgttgtaATGTCCTCGCGGCTCTGGGGACGCTAAAAGAACTGGGCCCGCCCCGCCCTGCGCGGGGATAACGAAAGCtgagtgttttttccttttttttttttttttttttgttcgttttaagtttttttttttgtttttttttttaagtcgttTTCCTGCGTTGACGAGGATGATCtggggtttttatttgtttcgtCGTTCGTTCTCGGTTTCGGTGGGAGGGCTGAAGGAAACgttcacattttaaagtttaaaaaaaaaaacacctcgacactaaaaaaaaaaaaaaacaacacaagatcaaaaaggaaaaggacgagagaaaattatttttaagataattcaACATAAAAACCCTGGTGCTTCTTACATTATAAAGTacgttttaaaaaaaacccacaaactattATACATAAGTTTATGAATCAATTAAATATCCTGCACTTGTTAGGAACACGCATATCCCTTCTTTGTTGAGTTTAACGGAACGGGACAGCGGCATACGCCCGGCGGCTGGGCTGCTCTGGTCGCGGGTCTCCCcgggcgccccctccccagggcccagcGCCCCCCTCCTCGCCCCATCCCCGTCCGGGCACGGGGGCGCGGCGGGggggtccccagcccctcccccgcagAGGTCAATGCCAACGAACAaacgtcccctccctccctccctctccctctccctccccgccccgagCGCCCTTCTTTGAGCCAGACGCCAACTTGACCCTCACCAGCATTATCAGGAGCGCGCTCAGCAAGTTGGTAGTTACCCTCCCTTTTCCCCGGCGCCCCCAACTCAACATCATTCCTCCAACCCCTACCCCTAGCCCCGTCACCCACCGGGGAGCACGAGGAAGGCTCGAAGCTCCAGGACAGGACCAGCCAAGCTGACAGGTCGATTCGCCCAGGCCCGCGcccgcacgcacgcacgcacacggcCCCGCacacagccccaccccaccctgcaaCCAGCCCCGTCGACTGCCTTACACACCCGCCCCCGCGCTGGCCGGCCGACCTAGTGCCTTGTTCTCACCCCCGTGCTGGCGGAGCGGACGCCGCGCTCTGGGTCCCAGAGGGGCCGGGTGGCTCAGACGACCCACCATTTCCTCACCCCGACCGTGCTAaacggacccccccccccacatgagagaaaataaaggagcAATAAAGTCACGAGAAATTTCGTCCCCCAATCGAGAGCCCGAGGGGCACCCCAGCCCCgcctctgctcccccccacccccccaccctcggggcgccccccctcccccccaagccAGCCTGGGCCAGCCCCGCTTCGGCCCCTCCCGGGAGATCCGTGCGCCCGACCAGCACCAGCATCGCGGACCGCAAAGGCCGCCCGTCCCGTCAAACAAGTTTCTTCTTAGGCTAAGAAACGCAGTATATACGAGTATCTCTATATATAGTACTAATGGATTTGGTGTGCTTCCCCCTTAGCGTCCCCCGTCCCTCCGCTCCTCTTCCTTCAGCctggtctccccctctctctgccctccacccccgtCTCTGCACTGAGATACATAAGAAACAAGGGTAGTTTactgtctgttttgttttctgggttttcagTGTCCTAGCGGAATGCAAGTAGGCAGCCAGCCCGTAtgttccctctctgccccgccccgccccgccccgcccccgtcACTGCGCTTCTGTTATACCATCTTTGCCTGACTCTCTCCGGCTTCTCCATTGAATGGCTAATGTGTatgtgaaataaagaaataaagaaaaacaaaagtaagagcGCCCGAGCCTTTGCTAACGCCGTCGTGCGGGACCCGTTCGGGatcggtggggggggtgggtccCGGCGTCGATTCTGCGCCTCCCTCGGCGCACCTGGCGCGCCGCAGACGCGGTCCAGGAGCGCGTATCCACGAGTCTCCAGGAGGGGGCGCCGGCGAGAAGGGCGAAGACCAGCCCCCTACCccgtccctccccacctctctcggTGACCCCAGCCCGGAAAAAAAGGCACCACTTTAGTCCGATGACCTGTCTGCCATGTTGGTTCCCGGACCTCGTCCCCCGGAGGAAGACGCGGGAAAGGTCATTTCCAGCGGGCGGTGGGTGATAGAAAGGCCTACAGGGCCCCCGCGGGCGACAGTCGCCCCTCCAGATCCCCGGGCCCTATTCCCCCGTTGGGAACGTCCTCACTGGTCCCTCTTCCGGGGAGTTCGCTCCAGAGCAGGCGCAGAGCATCGGCCGCCCCTCTCTCGACCGCCCCGGGCTGAGTTCCCGGTGCCCCTCGGCTCCGAGGCCACGCCCGCGGAGGTCACCGCACCTCAGGGCTCACGGCCGCTCGTTCCGTCTTGATGGGCCGGGCCGCCCCATCGGGGCTGCCGTCGGGGCCGGCCGGGGGCGCGGGCTGCGAGCGCATCACTGATTCGGCCCTGCGACACGGCCCGCGGCGGGCGCTGTCGTTCGGGCCTCGGTGCGCTGGCCCTGGCCGTCTGCGGggcccgggcggggcggggcctgcggcCAGAGCGGCCGCCTGGTCGCGCAGCAGCCGCACCAGGAAGCCGATGTATTTCATGGCCAGGCGGAGCACCTCGTTCTTGCTCAGCTTCCGGTCGGGCGGGTGCGTTGGCAGCAGCTTCCTGAGCTCTGCGAAGGCGCCGTTCACGTTCTGCTGCCGCCAGCGCTCCCGGCTGTTGGTGAACACACGCCGGGCCACCTTCTGGGGCTGGTGCCCTGGGGAACACGAGGGGCAGGTTTGGCGCGGAGGCCCAGGGGGCGCCCCCTGGGGCCCTCACTTCAGCGCCCAGAATCTCCGAGGGGACTTCCACGCAGGCGGCGCGGGCTGGGGCTTTTTCCACACAAGGGCTCCACAAGTAGGATCCATGGGTAGCTCCCCTGCTGGGTagccacccctctcccaccctaCTCACCCCAGCGGCCTAGACAAGGACCGTCACCCGCCCAGGCTGCAGGCAGCCGAAGCCTTCCCAACCCGACTGTCCACACTTCTATGTCAATGGCCGAGACTCCCTAGGGACATGTTTCCTGTGGCTGTCAGTCTGGAGAGCTGTCCTTGCGGTCCCCATTCTGAGTGTGGCCCTGCACGTGGCTGGATGTGCACacgggtctgggaggttctctgGGTGTGAACGTGGACCTGCGCGTCTCGGGTGGCTGGCTGAACTCCTGGGATATCTAAATGGCTGTGGTTGCCGGGTGCTTGTGGTCGTGTGGCTGTGGTTCTGTGGCTGACTCTTGTGGGGCCATGGTCCTGAGTGGCTGTGGTTGTGTGGCTGTCCCTGCTGTGGTGGTCGTCCTGTGGCTGTTCCCTGCGTGGCCGTGCATTCGACTGGAGCTGTCATTTCACGGCCCCCACGCCACGGTACGTTTTTGCCATGACTCTCCGTGGCTTGTTGGGTGGGCTGTGGTCGTGTGGGACCGGCCCCGGGCCTGTGGTTTTTGCACAGGAGTGTAACCTGAGCACTGAGCCCCCGTGTGGGCTATCCTGTGTGTGCCTGGGCGCACCTGCAACAGCTCTCCCCGTGGGAGACGCGAGCCCCCGCAGAGATGGCGACACACACACGAACCCGCACTCACCCTCGGCCAGCTCCAGCTCACAGTGGCTAGGTCTCCGCTTCAGCCGGCTGCTGGGGAAGATGCCAAAAGGTCCTGCCGGCCCAATGTAGAGGCTGTAAGGGGTTGTGGGTCACTAACGCCTTGTGGGCAAGGACCCTGGCCCCGAATTCCCCCCAGGTCCCAGCCCCCCACTGACCTGTTGAGAAAGGGGTGAGGGTGGTAATGCAGGGCCAGGGGGGGCGGGACAGTTCCCAGGGTAGAGAGTTGCAGCAGCGGGGGCCGCAGGGTGCTCAGCTCCGTGGTGGCCATGGTTGCCCCGGGAGGCCTGGTGTGGCCCAGGCTGATCACTGGCACGCCAGGGGGCAGCCTGGGGGGCGAGGAGCCTCGGTGGCCAACCTCCTTCACCTTTGGGGGCCCAGGTGAGGCAGGCTTGGGGGGCGGAGCGGGCGCTGGGCTGGGGGCACACACCATTTCCGCCTTCTCAGTCATGGTGGGGCCCACCTCTGTCTGGGCCTGGGGAGGGCACATGGACCCCGAAGGGGTGCTCACCTGCGGGAGACAAGGAAGCCGGTGGGGAGGGAAGACTCAGATGCCACGCACATCCCTTAGCCCAGCAGAGCCCTCAGATGAGAGGGAAAaggtgggtgtgggggtgggggtgggggttcggTGGGCAAAAGCAGGCGGGCTCCGAAACCACCAGGACACGGGAGGGGACCTGACGCAAGGGCAGGAGGTACCCAGTGACTCCCCTGGGCAGCGCTGAGCTGGGCAGTGCTATCTCTGAGCTGTTTGTGACCCACGAGGGCCTCAGCTGCCCAGCTCCTGAGCAAATTTCCCTTATTCCAGAATCCCTTCTCACCTGGAGGCGGGAGCGAGGCGCGAGGCCAGGAACCCATGACGGATCCTGCGGCCCCCAGGATGACCCCGTAACCTTCAGATCTGATCCCAAGACCCCTCACCGGTAGCATGTGACCTTAGAATCCCTCTGTAATTGACTCTGGCCCTTCACcgattccccccacccctcccccagctgacCATGTGGCCCTCAGCTATGACCCCAAGAGGCTCTTCCCAACACCTCCCTGTCACACCCTGAAAGTCCTCTATAATCGCTCCATTGACGCCCGCCCCCACTGAAAATGTCCCCCTTACTAACCCTGTAACCCCACTGCTGACATGATGATAAAAAATGCTGACCCAGGATCCCAAACACTGACTCCACTGCCCAGTAGACAGGGTCATGTCCCAACCCTTCTCTGGCCCTATCAgcagcctcccccaccctccccaccccatcagcATCCACTCCTTTGCAACCTGGGTAGCCGTCCCTGTTCACTCTTGGCCCCACGGCTTGGAGTGTCCCAGCAACTTTTGGGACTCCTGACCCCTCTGTCCTGTCTTCCCTACCTAGGCCCtgggctctcccctccccgcgctccccccccccccccgttgaatgaatgaatgaacgatgGATGCAATGAATGAATACAGGCTGTCCCAGGATACCCCACCTTCAGGCAGACTCCGCTCTTACCCCGGCACTGGTCCTGCTGCCTGGTGAGAGCCCCGGCTCTGTCCTGCAGGGCCAGGATGCGGGTTCGGCTGCAGGCCAGGCTCCGTGGCCCTGATCCGGTCCGGCCTCTGCGCTCTGGGCCGCTGGGAGCTTGCCGCCCCCTCCCGGCAGCGACGCCGGGCCGCGCCTCTTCCCGGGCTCGCTAGGGCCCCGGCGACGGCGGCGTGGATCCCTCGAGGGAAAGTGAGCTGCTCCTGGCCGGCccgccctctccccgcccccggcGGCCCAGtttcctccctctcacccccgGGCCGCGCCGGAGGATGCCGGCCCGGCACAGATAAGGCCCTGGCCGACTGGCCGCGCCTGATAAGGAGCCGGGCTGACCCCGGAGGAAACCGGCGGGCGGGGAGCTCCGAGCCGGGGCCtcacggccccgcccccggccggcgACGGACAGGGCCGTCACCCCTCAGGGCCTCACCTTACGTCCTCCCAGGCACTGGAGTGGCCCAGGGTCTCTGAGGACCCCGACCCAGCGCGCCGCTGGGAGTGAGGTACCCGGATGCAcgcagagggggaaactgaggcagggaagcAGCAGCCTCCAGTATCGCGCTTGGGTTTCACCTCCGGCTTTGAACACCCCCTGCCCAAGTGTCCGCGctgatgggggtggaggagagccCTTTCCGGCAGTCTGCGGCCTCGTGACCCAGGgccccctcctgctcctcctctcctcaccctgctttgttcctctttttacAGACCGCCTGCCGGGCTTcgcgccacccccaccccagactggGGCACTGGAGGGAAGGCAGTTCTGACAGTCTGCCCTCGCGTGTCCTGCCTGGCCCAAGTGTCCTGGGCCCCCAGGCCTGCTCTCCACACCACCTTTTCAGGCCCAGGAGGGTGAGAGGAAGCACCATGGCTGGGAGGGACTTCCTAGGGAGCCAGGGCTGGCAGAACCTTACAATAGGTGCCCCCAGCCCGCCCTGTGGCCATGTGGATCCTCTAGGCCACCGGGTCACACAGCCCCAACTTGATGgtctctggccctcctcccacATCACAGGCCGCTTTGAGGACGGTGATAAAGAGGCGTTGGGCAAGCATCTTGCAGTGGTGGGAAGCTCAACACCGGCTGGAGCCTGCTAGAAAGGCGAAAGGCAGGGCCCTGGGAATAGGTAGGGAGCAGGGACAAGACTATACTTTTCTCCAGGCCCCCCTCACCCGCGTCCATCACACTTTGCCTCCAGCGTATCTGGGGGCCTGCAGGAGCAGCCCAGCACGGATACTACCACCACCCTCCCAGGAGTCTGGTGAAGCCCCGAGCCAGCCGGCCAACAACCATCCCACTGCCCCAGGGAAGCGCGAGGTCAGCTCTGAGCCCCCAAGTTAAGGGATCACCCCAACAAACTAGGTTCTGGGATTAGGTTCCTTTTACAG from Prionailurus viverrinus isolate Anna chromosome A2, UM_Priviv_1.0, whole genome shotgun sequence encodes the following:
- the LYL1 gene encoding protein lyl-1 isoform X2 codes for the protein MCPPQAQTEVGPTMTEKAEMVCAPSPAPAPPPKPASPGPPKVKEVGHRGSSPPRLPPGVPVISLGHTRPPGATMATTELSTLRPPLLQLSTLGTVPPPLALHYHPHPFLNSLYIGPAGPFGIFPSSRLKRRPSHCELELAEGHQPQKVARRVFTNSRERWRQQNVNGAFAELRKLLPTHPPDRKLSKNEVLRLAMKYIGFLVRLLRDQAAALAAGPAPPGPRRRPGPAHRGPNDSARRGPCRRAESVMRSQPAPPAGPDGSPDGAARPIKTERAAVSPEVR
- the LYL1 gene encoding protein lyl-1 isoform X1, with the translated sequence MCPPQAQTEVGPTMTEKAEMVCAPSPAPAPPPKPASPGPPKVKEVGHRGSSPPRLPPGVPVISLGHTRPPGATMATTELSTLRPPLLQLSTLGTVPPPLALHYHPHPFLNSLYIGPAGPFGIFPSSRLKRRPSHCELELAEGHQPQKVARRVFTNSRERWRQQNVNGAFAELRKLLPTHPPDRKLSKNEVLRLAMKYIGFLVRLLRDQAAALAAGPAPPGPRRRPGPAHRGPNDSARRGPCRRAESVMRSQPAPPAGPDGSPDGAARPIKTERAAVSPECRGVFFFKL